The following proteins are encoded in a genomic region of Cricetulus griseus strain 17A/GY chromosome 7, alternate assembly CriGri-PICRH-1.0, whole genome shotgun sequence:
- the Sp6 gene encoding transcription factor Sp6, whose translation MLTAVCGSLGSQHTDAPHASPPRLDLQPLQTYQGHTSPEVGDYPSPLQPGELQSLPLGPEVDFSQGYELPGASSRVTCEDLESDSPLAPGPFSKLLQPDMSHHYESWFRPTHPGAEDGSWWDLHPGTSWMDLPHTQGALTSPGHPGALQPGLGGYVGDHQLCAPPPHPHPHHLLPAAGGQHLLGPPDGAKALEAAAPESQGLDSSLDAAARPKGSRRSVPRSSGQTVCRCPNCLEAERLGAPCGPDGGKKKHLHNCHIPGCGKAYAKTSHLKAHLRWHSGDRPFVCNWLFCGKRFTRSDELQRHLQTHTGTKKFPCAVCSRVFMRSDHLAKHMKTHEGAKEEAAAAAQGEAKAGGAVEPPGGKGKREAEGSSASSN comes from the coding sequence ATGCTAACCGCTGTCTGTGGCTCTCTGGGCAGTCAGCACACCGACGCCCCTCACGCATCACCGCCGCGCCTAGACCTGCAGCCTCTCCAGACATACCAGGGTCACACGAGCCCGGAGGTTGGGGACTACCCCTCCCCGCTGCAGCCTGGAGAGCTGCAGAGCCTCCCGCTGGGCCCGGAGGTAGACTTCTCACAGGGCTATGAGTTGCCAGGGGCCTCCTCGCGGGTAACCTGCGAGGACCTGGAAAGTGACAGTCCCTTGGCTCCAGGACCCTTTTCCAAGCTCCTGCAGCCGGACATGTCACACCATTACGAATCGTGGTTCCGGCCGACTCACCCAGGCGCGGAGGATGGCTCTTGGTGGGACCTACATCCCGGCACCAGCTGGATGGACCTCCCCCATACTCAAGGAGCGCTGACATCACCTGGCCACCCGGGGGCGCTTCAGCCTGGGTTGGGAGGATACGTCGGAGACCACCAACTCTGTGCTCCGCCGCCCCACCCGCACCCGCATCACCTCCTCCCAGCCGCGGGTGGGCAGCACCTCCTAGGGCCACCCGACGGGGCTAAGGCCTTGGAAGCGGCGGCGCCAGAGTCCCAAGGTCTGGATTCCAGTCTGGATGCGGCGGCCCGACCCAAAGGCTCCCGGCGGTCTGTGCCCCGCAGCTCAGGGCAGACCGTGTGTCGCTGTCCCAACTGCCTGGAGGCGGAGCGACTGGGAGCTCCGTGCGGGCCCGACGGGGGCAAGAAGAAGCATTTGCACAACTGCCACATCCCAGGCTGCGGGAAAGCCTACGCCAAGACGTCGCACCTGAAGGCACACCTGCGGTGGCACAGCGGCGACCGTCCCTTCGTGTGCAACTGGCTTTTCTGCGGCAAGCGCTTCACGCGCTCCGACGAGCTGCAGCGCCACCTTCAGACCCACACCGGGACCAAGAAGTTCCCCTGTGCGGTCTGCAGCCGAGTCTTCATGCGCAGCGACCACCTGGCCAAGCACATGAAAACCCACGAGGGCGCCAAAGAGGAGGCTGCTGCAGCGGCCCAGGGGGAGGCCAAGGCCGGTGGCGCAGTGGAGCCGCCCGGGGGCAAAGGCAAGCGGGAGGCTGAAGGCAGCTCGGCGTCCTCCAACTGA
- the LOC118239200 gene encoding uncharacterized protein LOC118239200 gives MEAITGYLFTELSSGSSCCRNQEGRRRRSLPSSRISPPAPPPSPPPAKLRAAAQLCPPAPGRTKDGVVPNDLEMRGTVPIGHSSTWIRGLENCWLQALGDGKDIWLTGKGQRQPPTSHYPCILWDPTNCARSKVSRALKGRGTAEAPQRLFTESNALPGRPLWDQECRCSQSVGRENYGAVTSWLLQRKANLRVPQTPLTTAGALCSVAEVIKNWLLRNTYNSSKWMSTDRSVPEKWRHHRRVWLQRLFYGLRNDVGHLSAPPCQTAHFQDTVCLAPLQSLSMDIAFQEGGVLWAAVGRPLEAEPPSGTGQSC, from the exons ATGGAAGCCA TCACCGGCTACCTCTTCACGGAGCTGAGCAGTGGCAGCAGCTGCTGCAGGaaccaggaaggaaggagacgTCGGAGCCTCCCCTCCAGCCGGATCTCCCCACCTGCCCCTCCCCCGTCGCCTCCTCCCGCCAAGCTCCGGGCTGCCGCTCAGCTCTGCCCCCCTGCTCCCGGGAGGACTAAGGACGGAGTGGTACCAAATGACTTGGAAATGAGGGGCACAGTCCCCATTGGGCATAGTTCTACATGGATCAGAGGACTGGAAAATTGCTGGCTTCAAGCCCTTGGAG ATGGCAAAGATATCTGGTTGACTGGGAAGGGACAGAGACAGCCTCCCACCTCACACTACCCCTGCATACTCTGGGACCCGACAAACTGTGCCAGAAGCAAAGTCAGCAGGGCACTCAAGGGAAGAGGGACAGCTGAAGCCCCACAGAGGCTATTCACCGAGAGCAATGCCCTGCCAGGTCGGCCGCTGTGGGATCAGGAATGCCGGTGCAGTCAATCTGTGGGGAGAGAGAACTATGGGGCAGTCACCAGCTGGCTGTTACAAAGGAAAGCCAACTTGAGGGTCCCTCAGACACCTTTAACCACTGCTGGAGCACTGTGTTCAGTTGCTGAAGTAATTAAGAATTGGCTCTTGAGAAATACCTACAATTCATCCAAATGGATGAGCACTGACAGGTCAGTGCCTGAGAAATGGAGGCACCACCGGAGGGTGTGGCTACAAAGGCTCTTCTATGGCCTCAGAAATGATGTGGGCCACTTGTCCGCTCCACCTTGTCAGACTGCACACTTCCAGGATACCGTCTGTCTGGCCCCCCTTCAGAGCCTCAGCATGGACATAGCCTTCCAGGAGGGAGGAGTGCTGTGGGCAGCAGTGGGCAGGCCTCTGGAAGCAGAGCCACCCAGTGGCACCGGGCAGAGCTGCTGA
- the Lrrc46 gene encoding leucine-rich repeat-containing protein 46 produces MPGGEEEAKNAAQSTQEGEVPITEALITKRNLTFSEDEDLSEKMFHTLEELETVRLDREGITSIRNLEGLRNIHSLYLQLNKIQRIENLSCITSLRFLSLAGNQIRQVENLLDLQYLQFLDLSENLIEMLKLDELPQSLLILNLCGNPCTNKNGYRKMVIGALPLLLDLDKQPILERWTSDDEDKSSDEEEEFPELNGPFCAERGFFKDLEQELQQHQERRQQVVLAEHLARMETQPVLTDLPLLPAVPMAGDCSPAVTAEPEKESAPKATSSTRTTSSTKKPAPTSQKSSVRAKKGALAATASKTSLAAAPSTTKITTKRSTK; encoded by the exons ATGCCAGGGGGTGAGGAGGAAG CTAAGAATGCTGCCCAGAGTACACAGGAAGGGGAGGTCCCCATCACTGAAGCCCTGATCACCAAGAGGAACTTGACCTTCTCTGAGGATGAAGACCTGTCAGAAAAGAT GTTTCATACTCTTGAAGAACTGGAGACTGTCCGCCTGGATCGGGAAGGGATTACTTCTATCAGGAATTTAGAGGGCCTCCGGAATATTCACAGCCTCTACCTGCAGTTG AATAAGATCCAGAGAATTGAGAACTTGTCATGCATCACCTCCCTGCG CTTCCTGTCTCTGGCAGGAAACCAGATCAGGCAGGTGGAAAATCTCCTTGACCTCCAGTACCTCCAGTTTCTGGACCTTTCCGAGAACCTGATAGAAATGCTAAAGCTAG ACGAGCTCCCTCAGAGCCTTCTCATCCTCAACCTGTGTGGAAACCCTTGCACCAACAAGAATGGCTACAG GAAGATGGTGATAGGAGCCCTGCCACTGCTCTTGGACCTGGACAAGCAGCCTATATTGGAGCGCTGGACCTCAGATGATGAGGATAAATCctcagatgaggaggaggaatttCCGGAGCTGAATGGCCCATTCTGCGCAGAGCGAG GATTCTTCAAGGACCTGGAGCAGGAACTACAGCAACACCAGGAGCGAAggcagcaggtggtcctggcagAGCACTTGGCAAGGATGGAGACACAGCCTGTCCTCACTGAcctgcctctcctgcctgctGTGCCCATGGCCGGGGACTGCAGCCCTGCTGTCACTGCAGAGCCTGAGAAGGAGTCAGCCCCTAAGGCCACCTCCTCAACCCGGACCACCTCTTCTACCAAGAAACCAGCTCCCACAAGCCAAAAAAGCTCTGTCCGGGCAAAGAAGGGGGCTCTGGCAGCCACAGCCTCCAAGACCTCTCTGGCTGCAGCCCCCAGCACAACAAAAATTacaaccaaaagaagcacaaagtag
- the Scrn2 gene encoding secernin-2 isoform X2 — MASSNPDAPCSCDCFVSVPPASAIPAVIFAKNSDRPRDEVQEVVFIPASTHVPGSRLQCTYIEVEQVLKTHAVILSRPSWLWGAEMGANEHGVCIGNEAVWTKEPVGEGEALLGMDLLRLALERSSTAQEAVHVIAGLLERYGQGGSCREEPVPFCYHNTFLLADRTEAWVLETAGKLWAAQQIQGGARNISNQLSIGTDISAEHPELRSHAKAQGWWTGQGTFDFAEVFSLTQQPVRMEAAKARFRAGHELLQQRQGSITAEVMMDILRNKQSGICMDSGGFRTTASMVSVLPQDPTKPCVHFLTATPDPSRSVFKPFIFEVGVAQAPQVLSPIFGAQDPVRILPRFQTQVDRRHLLYRGHQAALGLMEDGQGKQLRQMQQSLEQEGLEVLRGLLTGEQTPPPQLLGSLFQTFVEKEQKAYA, encoded by the exons ATGGCCTCCTCTAACCCTGACGCCCCTTGTTCCTGCGACTGTTTTGTCTCTGTGCCCCCTGCCTCAGCCATCCCCGCTGTGATCTTTGCAAAGAACTCGGACCGCCCTCGAGATGAGGTGCAGGAGGTGGTGTTTATACCAGCAAGCACTCACGTCCCTGGGAGCCGGCTTCAG TGCACCTACATCGAGGTAGaacaggtgttgaagactcatgcTGTGATTCTGAGCCGCCCTTCTTGGCTGTGGGGGGCTGAGATGGGAGCCAATGAACATGGTGTCTGCATTGGCAACGAAGCAGTGTGGACCAAGGAGCCTGTTGGGGAGGGGGAAGCCCTGTTGGGTATGGATCTACTCAG GCTGGCTCTGGAGCGAAGCAGTACTGCCCAGGAGGCTGTGCACGTGATCGCAGGCTTGCTGGAACGCTATGGGCAGGGGGGCAGCTGCCGGGAAGAGCCTGTGCCATTCTGCTATCACAACACCTTCCTACTGGCTGACCGGACAGAGGCATGGGTGCTGGAGACAGCAGGGAAGCTGTGGGCTGCTCAGCAGATCCAGG GGGGTGCCCGCAACATTTCTAACCAGCTGAGCATTGGCACCGACATCTCAGCAGAACACCCAGAGCTCCGAAGCCATGCCAAGGCCCAGGGTTGGTGGACTGGACAGGGCACCTTTGACTTTGCAGAGGTCTTCTCCCTGACCCAACAGCCTGTGCGGATGGAAGCTGCCAAGGCCCGCTTCCGGGCTGGGCATGAGCTGCTGCAGCAACGACAAG GCAGTATCACAGCAGAGGTGATGATGGACATCCTCAGGAACAAGCAGAGTGGCATCTGCATGGACTCTGGAGGCTTCCGCACCACAGCCAGCATGGTGTCGGTCCTGCCCCAGGATCCCACAAAGCCCTGTGTCCATTTTCTCACTGCCACACCAGACCCATCCAG GTCAGTATTCAAACCTTTCATCTTTGAAGTGGGGGTGGCCCAGGCCCCCCAGGTGCTGTCCCCCATATTTGGAGCCCAGGACCCTGTTCGGATCCTCCCCCGATTCCAGACTCAGGTGGATCGTCGACACTTACTCTATCGTGGACACCAGGCAGCCCTGGGGCTGATGGAAGACGGGCAG GGAAAACAGCTCAGGCAAATGCAGCAGAGCCTGGAGCAGGAAGGCCTGGAGGTTCTCAGAGGACTACTTACTGGTGAACAGACCCCACCTCCCCAGTTGCTGGGCAGCCTCTTCCAGACCTTTGTGGAGAAGGAGCAAAAAGCCTATGCCTGA
- the Scrn2 gene encoding secernin-2 isoform X1, whose protein sequence is MASSNPDAPCSCDCFVSVPPASAIPAVIFAKNSDRPRDEVQEVVFIPASTHVPGSRLQCTYIEVEQVLKTHAVILSRPSWLWGAEMGANEHGVCIGNEAVWTKEPVGEGEALLGMDLLRLALERSSTAQEAVHVIAGLLERYGQGGSCREEPVPFCYHNTFLLADRTEAWVLETAGKLWAAQQIQGGARNISNQLSIGTDISAEHPELRSHAKAQGWWTGQGTFDFAEVFSLTQQPVRMEAAKARFRAGHELLQQRQGSITAEVMMDILRNKQSGICMDSGGFRTTASMVSVLPQDPTKPCVHFLTATPDPSRSVFKPFIFEVGVAQAPQVLSPIFGAQDPVRILPRFQTQVDRRHLLYRGHQAALGLMEDGQDQGKQLRQMQQSLEQEGLEVLRGLLTGEQTPPPQLLGSLFQTFVEKEQKAYA, encoded by the exons ATGGCCTCCTCTAACCCTGACGCCCCTTGTTCCTGCGACTGTTTTGTCTCTGTGCCCCCTGCCTCAGCCATCCCCGCTGTGATCTTTGCAAAGAACTCGGACCGCCCTCGAGATGAGGTGCAGGAGGTGGTGTTTATACCAGCAAGCACTCACGTCCCTGGGAGCCGGCTTCAG TGCACCTACATCGAGGTAGaacaggtgttgaagactcatgcTGTGATTCTGAGCCGCCCTTCTTGGCTGTGGGGGGCTGAGATGGGAGCCAATGAACATGGTGTCTGCATTGGCAACGAAGCAGTGTGGACCAAGGAGCCTGTTGGGGAGGGGGAAGCCCTGTTGGGTATGGATCTACTCAG GCTGGCTCTGGAGCGAAGCAGTACTGCCCAGGAGGCTGTGCACGTGATCGCAGGCTTGCTGGAACGCTATGGGCAGGGGGGCAGCTGCCGGGAAGAGCCTGTGCCATTCTGCTATCACAACACCTTCCTACTGGCTGACCGGACAGAGGCATGGGTGCTGGAGACAGCAGGGAAGCTGTGGGCTGCTCAGCAGATCCAGG GGGGTGCCCGCAACATTTCTAACCAGCTGAGCATTGGCACCGACATCTCAGCAGAACACCCAGAGCTCCGAAGCCATGCCAAGGCCCAGGGTTGGTGGACTGGACAGGGCACCTTTGACTTTGCAGAGGTCTTCTCCCTGACCCAACAGCCTGTGCGGATGGAAGCTGCCAAGGCCCGCTTCCGGGCTGGGCATGAGCTGCTGCAGCAACGACAAG GCAGTATCACAGCAGAGGTGATGATGGACATCCTCAGGAACAAGCAGAGTGGCATCTGCATGGACTCTGGAGGCTTCCGCACCACAGCCAGCATGGTGTCGGTCCTGCCCCAGGATCCCACAAAGCCCTGTGTCCATTTTCTCACTGCCACACCAGACCCATCCAG GTCAGTATTCAAACCTTTCATCTTTGAAGTGGGGGTGGCCCAGGCCCCCCAGGTGCTGTCCCCCATATTTGGAGCCCAGGACCCTGTTCGGATCCTCCCCCGATTCCAGACTCAGGTGGATCGTCGACACTTACTCTATCGTGGACACCAGGCAGCCCTGGGGCTGATGGAAGACGGGCAG GATCAGGGAAAACAGCTCAGGCAAATGCAGCAGAGCCTGGAGCAGGAAGGCCTGGAGGTTCTCAGAGGACTACTTACTGGTGAACAGACCCCACCTCCCCAGTTGCTGGGCAGCCTCTTCCAGACCTTTGTGGAGAAGGAGCAAAAAGCCTATGCCTGA
- the Mrpl10 gene encoding 39S ribosomal protein L10, mitochondrial isoform X2 codes for MHFERQKLMALTEYIPPKPAINPRCLPPPPKPPKEESGLIHLLRRDIVAVFRDNRMIAVCQNVAMSAEDKLLLRHRLRKHNILIKIFPNEVLKPFLGDSKYQNLLPLFIGHNMLLVSEEPKVKEMVRILKSVPFLPLLGGCVDDTILSRQGFVEYAKLPSLDLLQGELVGGLTGLMAQTHYLLQHQPAQLTSLLDQYIKQQQEGESTTSASGTPPPSDLTPDS; via the exons ATGCACTTTGAGCGGCAGAAGCTAATGGCTTTAACTGAGTATATTCCTCCCAAACCTGCCATCAACCCTAGATGCCTGCCACCTCCTCCCAAGCCCCCCAAGGAG GAGTCCGGCCTCATCCATCTCCTGCGTCGGGATATAGTAGCAGTTTTTCGAGACAACCGAATGATAGCCGTCTGTCAGAATGTGGCCATGAGTGCAGAGGACAAACTTCTCCTGCGGCACCGGTTGCGGAAACACAATATCTTGATAAAAATCTTCCCCAACGAG GTCCTGAAGCCTTTTCTAGGAGATTCCAAATACCAAAACCTGCTTCCCCTTTTTATTGGGCACAATATGCTGCTGGTCAGTGAGGAGCCCAAGGTCAAGGAAATGGTGCGGATCCTAAAGAGCGTTCCTTTTCTGCCGCTGCTGG GTGGCTGTGTGGATGACACCATCCTCAGCAGGCAGGGATTCGTAGAGTATGCCAAGCTGCCCAGCCTGGACCTGCTGCAAGGGGAGCTGGTAGGAGGACTTACTGGCCTCATGGCCCAGACCCACTACCTGCTTCAGCACCAGCCTGCCCAGCTGACTTCCCTGCTGGATCAGTATATCAAACAGCAACAGGAGGGAGAGTCTACCACGTCAGCCAGTGGGACACCACCTCCTTCTGACCTGACTCCAGATTCCTAG
- the Mrpl10 gene encoding 39S ribosomal protein L10, mitochondrial isoform X1, protein MAAAVAGILRGGVPPRAAWLPTLQTVRHGSKAVTRHPRVMHFERQKLMALTEYIPPKPAINPRCLPPPPKPPKEESGLIHLLRRDIVAVFRDNRMIAVCQNVAMSAEDKLLLRHRLRKHNILIKIFPNEVLKPFLGDSKYQNLLPLFIGHNMLLVSEEPKVKEMVRILKSVPFLPLLGGCVDDTILSRQGFVEYAKLPSLDLLQGELVGGLTGLMAQTHYLLQHQPAQLTSLLDQYIKQQQEGESTTSASGTPPPSDLTPDS, encoded by the exons ATGGCCGCGGCGGTGGCGGGGATACTTCGAGGCGGTGTCCCGCCCCGGGCGG CTTGGCTACCCACCCTCCAGACTGTGCGCCATGGCTCCAAGGCTGTGACCCGCCACCCTCGTGTTATGCACTTTGAGCGGCAGAAGCTAATGGCTTTAACTGAGTATATTCCTCCCAAACCTGCCATCAACCCTAGATGCCTGCCACCTCCTCCCAAGCCCCCCAAGGAG GAGTCCGGCCTCATCCATCTCCTGCGTCGGGATATAGTAGCAGTTTTTCGAGACAACCGAATGATAGCCGTCTGTCAGAATGTGGCCATGAGTGCAGAGGACAAACTTCTCCTGCGGCACCGGTTGCGGAAACACAATATCTTGATAAAAATCTTCCCCAACGAG GTCCTGAAGCCTTTTCTAGGAGATTCCAAATACCAAAACCTGCTTCCCCTTTTTATTGGGCACAATATGCTGCTGGTCAGTGAGGAGCCCAAGGTCAAGGAAATGGTGCGGATCCTAAAGAGCGTTCCTTTTCTGCCGCTGCTGG GTGGCTGTGTGGATGACACCATCCTCAGCAGGCAGGGATTCGTAGAGTATGCCAAGCTGCCCAGCCTGGACCTGCTGCAAGGGGAGCTGGTAGGAGGACTTACTGGCCTCATGGCCCAGACCCACTACCTGCTTCAGCACCAGCCTGCCCAGCTGACTTCCCTGCTGGATCAGTATATCAAACAGCAACAGGAGGGAGAGTCTACCACGTCAGCCAGTGGGACACCACCTCCTTCTGACCTGACTCCAGATTCCTAG